The sequence below is a genomic window from Lodderomyces elongisporus chromosome 2, complete sequence.
ATCGCTTTCTTTATTCCATCTTTTTTCGATTGTAAAACAAAGAGTTATGCAAATAGGTTTCATGTTTATAGGACtcaaaaatacaaaaaaaaagaataattaATATCTCCATTTTTGTTCCCCCATTCCAATTCCAATTCCaatgatgattttgattttgattttgaattcTAATGCCAGTtctatttcatttctatttcatttctaCTTCAatattaattttattttttattttttattttttattttttattttttatttcattttgtcACTATGAATAATCCAaactatttgtttgttgtccCCACAAAAGTTCGCAGCAATCGATGTTTAGAGTTGAATGGAAATGAAGCACGATAATGAGATACATTGCAGTAAAGAGACAATGAAGAGCCATTAAAGACAAACGGAAATTGACAATGAAGGGTTCAACTAGGCTTTTTTTTCGCTTAAGCCAGcccattttgaaaaatgaagattATATTACCTCGAAATATAGACACTTGAAATCTGAATACAAAACTCCCAAATATCCACTCGTTTTGTGCCACGGGTTCTCTGGGTTTGATAAATTGACACTTTTTGCCAAACCACAATTGGCTTTTGATCAAGCTATTCTGGCAGCAGAGCAGTTGAAGAAATCCAGCGaggagaagagaagagaaaaggagCATAATCAGGCTCAGCTGTTGATCTCATTGAGTTATTGGCGTGGTATTCAGGAGGCATTGGAGAATCTAGGGTCCACTGTTTTCATAGCAAAAGTTCCTGCATTTGGAGATATCAAAAGCCGAGCAATAAGTTTAGACAAGTTTATCACTAAGCAATGTAAGATACTTCGTGAGTCCGAGTCAAAGAAAAGTATTTATAATGACGAGAAACACAAGAACGAAGCTGATCCAAGAACATTTAAGCAGAAAAATCAACCTATAAAGATTAATCTCATAAGCCATTCAATGGGAGGTCTCGATTGTCGATACCTTATATCCAAGGTGCATCGCAAAGATGAAATATATAGAATTGTTTCACTAACTACAATTTCAACTCCACACCATGGTTCAGAAGTTGCTGATTTTATAGTTGACCAAGTGGGCCAGAATTCCGTTCTCGAACAGATATGCCCGAGATCGATATACGAATTAACgacaaaaaagatgaaggaaTTTAACAAGGATGTAGTGGATGTCCCCAATGTGAagtatttttcatttggaGCTAAATTCAACCCCCGATGGTATAATTTATTTAACGTTACATGGCTTATTATGAAACacgaaattgaaaagaatgcTTCCAAAAAGGCATTAAAAGAAGACAAgacacgagcaaacaattgTATTGACAAGAACAAGTTGATTGATAATGATGGTTTGGTAAGCGTGGAGAGCTCCAAATGGGGGCAATATATTGGTACTTTGGATAACGTTGATCATCTAGATTTGATAAACTGGACAAATCAGGCGAGGTTGGAATTCGACAAACTTATGTGGGCACAGGACCCTCCGTTCAACCCAATTGCTTTGTACTTGGACATTGCAGATAAACTTGCTCATAGAGGTTTATAGAATTTTGGATTAGGATTACCGAAAAGTTGGTTTCTTAGAGTTGAaatcatatttatatatctatatccATATCCATATTGTACTTTACCCTTTCGCATCCTTTAAATTTATTTagttttgctttctttcactttctttctttgccaACGactgttttaattttctttttttttttttgattatttgctttaactttgttttctgtttttgttttctgtttttgttttctgttttctgttttctgtttttgattttttttttaatttttgggCTATTTCAAATTGGCATCTACCGCTTAGTAACTTTAGTAACCTGACGACCTTGATCAATAGCCAAAAgacttaaaaaaaatactacTCATCGATAGTGATGGTTTTAACAAACATGAATTCGTCCATTCCCCATTGACTATTGAATCTTCCGCTTCCACTCGACTTGACACCACCGTGGGGTACAGTTGGTTCATCATGTATAGTGGGGGAGTTTATATGGACGCCGccaatttccaatttcttaGCTAATTTCAATGCTCCAATTGTGTTTTTGGACCAAATGGAAGCTTTTAACCCAAACTCGTGTTCATTAACCTCTTTTACAACATCATAAACATTTGCAAACGTGTGTAGAGTGAAAACGGGTCCAAAGGACTCCGTGGAATTAATTTTCATCTCGGCGGTAACATTCTCCAAGATCAATGGAGGAATAATGTTTGATTTTAATATGACATCTCTACTATAGTCTCCAAAAACAAGCTTGGCACCCTTGGCGATAGCATCGTCGACCAACTCCAAAACTTTGTCTCTACCGAGACTATCTCGTTGACTGATTTTGTGGTCTTTATCCTCCACCATGTGGGATGCAACATCTTTCAAGACATTTTTGAATTCGTCATAGACGGAATCGTCAACAAACACCTTATCGGTGCTCATGCAAATCTGACCTTTATGGGCCCATGCCGAGAATAGGATCTTTCCCGCAGCACTTTGCAAATCTGCATCTTTCAAGACAATAGATACGTTCTTACCACCCAACTCCAAAATATAAGGTATCAAGTGTTTAGCACATTGCTGTGCAACAATGGTTCCAACAGCTGTTGAGCCAGTGAAATTGACTTTTCTAATCGCGCCAGAGGCCAAGATCAGCTCCAAGAATTTGGGATTATCCAGAGGAGCCACATGGACCAATTGCAATGCCTTTGGTGGTACTCCAGCTTTCAAAAAGCATCTCACCAATAAGTCGGAAGCTTTTGGCGATTTCTCACTGGACTTGACAATCACTGAGCAGCCGGCAGCTAGTGGAGCACAAATGGACCTCGTACCTAAAATGATAGGTGCATTCCAGGGAGATATAGACAACACAGGGCCAATTGCGGTCTTTATCGTCATTGCAAGATCGTTATGGCCCGATTGGACTATTTGGCCTTCTGGTCTTGACAACTGTGAGGCATACTCATCAATTTGAGCAATCGAGCCTTCAACGTTGAAGCCAGCAAACCAACCTGGCCCACCAATTTCTAAATGTGAGTTTATAAATTCGTCTTTTTGGGCTCTCATGAGCTCAATGGTCCTTCTGAAAATCGAAGCTCTTTCAGAAGTTGAAAGATCCGTCCATTGGTGAAAACCTTCTTTTGCATTCTCGGCTAAAGATGAAATGTTCGTATCTGTGATTGAAAATTGGGAAAAATGGTGCAAGATATCATCTGGGTTAGTATGATGTTTGACAGCATATTTCTTGTCCTCTGGATGGAATGTATCAACGCCATTGATAATCGATGGCAACACATTATCGGTAGACGTTGTGGTCATTCTCTCTTCAATtctgtttatttgttttatttatttctttatctatttattttttttcttttttttttttgcaaatgtgCTTGTTAGTCCACCCttgtttattgttttcttcttatttGTGTAATGAAGATTTGGGTTATCGATACCGCTTGGTTTGGGGTTGATATAATtgcttttgcaaaaataaaccGATTTGCAGATTTCTCAACAAATATGCAATCGAAATTCAAGTCAAGAAAGGGACATTTGCCTCGACTTATATGTGTTTGTCAAAAAGGTGCCAAATAAATTGGAAATaaatattcaaaaaaataaataataataatgaaaaaaaataagtgtACAAACAAAGAACCAGAAGCTTTACTTGTTTGACGGAATGGATTGTAGCTTTATTTACAAACCATCTATGCTGTTGTGGCTCAAAATTTgccaaaatgaaaaacagaaagtaaaataaaatgaattgaaatataaacaatgttttgttttgttttgttttgtttcgttttgtttagtaattttgttttctttaacGTCACCAAAATGTATTTTGTGTTATATCGATTTGATAATTGATTGGTAAATACTACAATTGTACTTTGGTTAGGATCTCATTACTAATGGCTTTTTTTACGCTATTTCCGAGACAtataatttatattttttttttgcctagACTTTGGATAAATTATGAGAAATTATTGTCCATAGGCCGGATAAACAAATAGGAGAAGCAAGGTCACAGATacattgatgatgttgatgttgatgatgatgttgatgttgatgatgatgatgatggtggtggtggtggttttggtttgttttaatttctttcttttctctttttcaattttttgtccttcttcatttccttttgtAATATGATTTCATATTCAGTTTTACCATTTGCCCTTGATATTGAAGAGGATGGTATAACTTCTTCCTTGTGTTGGTTCCATTAAGTCCTGCACAAGGGCGGGGCCAAGGTCTCGGAAAATTGCGGGGTTGGCTctcattttccaaatcatAATGAGTTGACTTgaacaaataaagaaacCACTAGTTCAATTTCGAAATTTGTTTCGTGTCctcctttttcttattttcaatcattcttttgttttactttgCTTTGATAATTTTATGGATGAATGATTATCCATTGAAGATGGACCATGCTAGCTataattcctttttttttttgcccaaTTTCCAATCTTCATAATTGCCTTACAACTCTGCAAAACCAATCTTTCCCCTCTTTATTCtcctctttattttcttcccctcttcttctttttacacCCCCCCTCTACCACCTTCCTTgcctccaccaccacctccCTTCCCACTTTTCCCGCACTCAtttcccccctcccccctcccccccccacacacacacgtCACTTTCATCCTGGgctgttttctttattatgTTTTCTCTTGACAACTTTTTATCTTCTAAAATCAAATCATATTAAtgcaagaacaagaatGTCTTTACATcacaaactaaaaaaaaaaaagaacattcAACTTGGTCAGATTAATAACACTGAGTAGTTCGACCATGAATTGATCATTACTTTTAAAAGGAAGAACCGAAAGACGTTATTGATAACAATTCaaccacttttttttattaaaaacaaaaaaaaaaaaaatcaaaaaaacaaaggaagaaaaccaaaaataattaattaaaattaaaattggAAACAATAACAAATCGAGGAAATAAAAGCATAAACACAGGTAtaaacaccaaaaaaatatataaattttttctaCTATTCAACTCAAGTAATTCAGTTTGATTCAATTCGTTTCTATATGCAAATGTCTAAATCAATCCTTTGAGGACTGCTCTACAATCTTGACAATACTCCAAAATATTTTCAACACCACGATTTGATTGACCTGTACTAGATTCAGTCCAATCGCCCCTTGGGTTGTTTCCTGAAAACTGGCTCAATATACTTTCCTGAATGTAGTCGCATTGTTGCACTTCAGCATACAACCAGTTTGTATACTCGGCCATACTGATCTCTTTCTCCATCTTGTCCAATAGTTTCAACTGCACCAATAATTCGTGTCGTTTAATACCAATATCTTGGTATGCGTTTCGGAGGTTTCGGGCAACGGTTTTAGTTTCAGGACTGAAATAACTGTTTCTTGCAATAGACGTAGAATTGGTAATTCCATTGGTAAAAGAAGATTTctgaaataaagaaaacggCGTAACACCATTTGACAGATTTTTAGATTACATGCTCGATTGAATGTAATCTTGTATATCGCGTGAGTACACAGCACGTTGGAGCATCAATGGATCCTGCGATACATAATCGTGAATCAACTTGCTAGCTTTGTGTGCCGTCCAATAATTTATGGTTGACTTGCCAGCAAGCATCAAGTTAAGAATAGAAAGACAAACGATAATGCctatcaaaacaaaatttgtaCTAATAAATTTGACAAAGTATCTGATAGCGGTTAATACAGCTAGTAACCACAAGCGTGCATAGTGCTTCAATGTTTTGGTAATCTTGGCACTGAGCAACTGAACACTAAATAGCATTCCAAAGCGGATCAATGGTATTGGCTCAACTGTCtcagtttcttttgtatGGCTGAGTTTTCCGTACAAATAAATAGCTTTCACAATCATACCATGATGCCCCACTGATTTCACAACATATTTCATCATCTTATTCACCTTGCGAAATTGGTCAATGCTGATCTGATTCACCACAATGCGCACTAAAGGATTCCATATCGAATATCGTTTGAAATCGACTCGGAAAAAACATAATAATTTTGTTCTCTTACCGGAGATGCTAACAATTACAAATCTTTGAGTAAGTTTAAAAGGCGAACcaataaaaaattcaacCTCCGAAATGGAATGGGTAAATGTGTAGTACGAATTGTCATCCATAACCTCAATCTCTTGCTCAAAGTGTAAACGACTGGATATACCTCCATATGATACCGGTATAGTTGCTTGTCTATAAAGATGGCCATTAAGCTCACTGCTTCTCCATGgctttttaaaaaaatacccCAATTTTGTAAGAGCAGTTTCATCTTTGAAAACAGCGGAATCGTCACCTAGCATGGCATGAAATACAGCTTTTGGAGGGATCGGATAAATATCCTCACGCAATAAGGAGTAATGGTCCGTGTAATCAATTTTTCTAGCCAATGCACCACTATTTAAAGATGGCACAATCGAAGAAGTGTCTCCGGTGAATGCAAATCTGTCATGTGATAGGTTTTTCGACGACAACTGCTTCGACAAATCATTGATTTTACGTAAGATTTTCTgatcctcttcttctcgtTTAGTCtctctttcaatttcaacaaatgcAGCAAGAACCGCTCtcaaattttttggttGGTCACTAGCCATGTTGTCAATCAAATAagtcatcttttttttgattagTTTCACATCCTCCAGGAATAGCTTGAGTTTTATTACTCCATCGACATCGTAAACTTTGAGGAGGTCAAAATTTCTCTGTgcaacaaaatcaacagaAACTAATCGGCTAATTAATCCTTTGTACAATGCAACAAACCCAAGGGCTTGGTTATAAAGGTAAGCATGATTGGTAGTAAGAAAACACCTTCCTGCTAGTTCTTGTCTCGAATTTGGTGCCCATATACACCCAAACGACATCACACAATATTCACCTGGTTGTAgtacattttcaaataaagCACGCATCTGGATGTCTAATGGTATCAAGTTTTGcgggaaaaaagaagggtATATGGTGCTCAGTCCTAAATGGTCCTCTTGATATTTTACCATTTCGTAATCAATAACGGTCTCTAATTTCTCAGCTGCAAACTGTTTTTCGGAGTCGTACAAATAATATAACCCCCAGTTTACAGATCCCCAGATATTTGCTGTTAATGCCGTGGGCAATACAGTTGCCGCAACACAACTATATGCTATAGTTGCTGATTTTGTGCTATCTGTCATGATGGGTGGATTGACTTTGGGGATTTGATAGTACAAATGCCGCTCGTATATGGTCCCAAATTTCTCCACATACCGTGTTAAGGAGCTTGATGTTATGGCTTGTCCAGCTGAATTGATTATTCGAATATTCGAAAGTTCGCGATCCATTGCCGTATTTACACCTGAAGCAAACTCGTTAAGAATAGGAGGAAACCTATTCGATGCAATTTGAAACAAGCTACTATCCGGAGCCGCTGCCGTCACACGGTCACGTTCATTCTGAAATACTTTAAGCCACGATTTGAGCTCAATTAAGGTTTCGGCCTGCAAAGTTATAGTCAATTCACttgttttgatttcaaaGCAAAACCTTCGATCTTCATTCGGTGAATATTGCACATTGCACAAGAGGATACCAATTTTGTCACTCTCCTCTACACTTGTTTGTGAGGGAGAGAGAACAAGTATTCCAAATACTCCATTTTTGAGAAAGCACCACCTTCTCACCCAAACTGGTTTTGAAGACCTTTCGACCCAAGATTTCATAAATAGATACCCATGCTTCTCAAAACCCGTCTCGTCAATTTCGGCCAACGACCTGTAGTTTATCGAGCTTGACAGATAGTCCAGCGGAGCAAGCGAAGGCTGAAACTGTACGTTGGctccttcttctacttGCAATCTTGCATGCGTCATATCGTGTCTCAACTTCCCAATTGCAACAGTATAAGACTCACACCATGACTGAACTTGTTGCACTTTCTCCCAATGTTCGCGCAAGACATCTGAGCTAGCACTGTTGGCAAACTGGCtccatttcttttcccaTAATTTGTAATTTAATGTAACCAAAAGACGATCCAAACTGCTCCCTATATCTTGAAGCTCAACAACCAAGTCCAAACTGATATGTATGTACTCTTTTCTCACTTGGTGTAGTTGCTTTGCATCCTCAACCACCATAACTGCATCTTTTGATTTAGATGAACTAACGAATATGCTCAAGTACTTGTCGTACTTAATTTGGCACAATTCAAATCTTCGACGAAGCTCTCTATATTTGACTACTCTGGACTTGCGGAACTCGCTCATTTCATCCAATATTTGTGGATTGATAGAAAATGCGTTTAAACTTCGTCCCCATATAGTTTTTAGTCCCAAGATAGTCGCATGAAGCGCCTCCACTGTATACTCCTGATCAATAAATCCGTCTTGTAAAAACCCAGGTGCCAAATGTTCCAAAAAAGAGTTGCAAAAAGACTCCACCTCTTGCAAATATCTTGGAAGCTTTTTTATGGACGAACTCAAGGCTATAAGCCATTGCTCAATATTGTTCAACTGGTTATCCATATGATTTACAGAGGCTCGGAAGCTTGGACTGTCTAAAGCCGCTTCTTTAAAACTCACAGATATGAGTTTAAATTGACCTTTTGGTTGCCTCGTTTGCTTCTGTATACGTGCTTGTGTTGGAGCTTGTGTCGGAGCTTGTGTTGGAGCTTGTGTCGGAGCTTGTGTTGGAGCTTGTGTTGGAGCTTGTGTATTAGCTTGTGTCCGTTTTTCAGGGTGAGCTTGTGCTTGAGCTTTTGCTGgaatctttattttctgcTCATTGCCATTGCTTCGAGTATTGGCCATctgtttttgcaaattcCCAGCTTCATGCAGTTGCAACAGTGATTGCTGATCTTCTTTCATTGCGGTTCGAAGATCCGAACTCACTGGAAGATGATGCTGATGTTTGAGGGTCATTGCACTACTGTGATTTGTAAATCTATTATTacgaaaaagttgaaaaaaaattaaacagcCTTTGACAAATAAGTTTAATTCAATCTTGCTACTAGCTAATGGCACTGATTATATCGTTGTATTTATCAACTACAACTGTTGCTATCCATTCTATGTGGACAGACAGCTTGctaaatttaaaatttcctttttcgtTGGCGCCGCACGTTTACCTATTGGACTTATACTACTATTATTTGAattcttatatatattattcgGTTTGTTTACTTGCTTATCACCGAGACCGAAGCGAGAGATTTCGTTTCCTCCGCATTTCGATCGAACTTAACAAAGCAAGAACCCGCCAAATGGAACAAACGGGTAAGAAAAgataataaagaataaagcaGAATAGTATAGTAAAGTTATTACTGCAAATATCGAGTGTGAGAAAGTCATGATGAAACCTTTTTTAAGCTGTAAAATGTACTAAATAATttataagaaaaagaaactatCTGAGAAAAGAACTGAATCTAATTATATATAGTGGTATgcgatggtgatgatgatgaagatgatgatgaagatgatgatacGATGGATGGATAAGTTTACATTCCAAGAATCTACCTTGTATGCCTagtgttgtttttgcttttgtttttgttattttttttgtctctcatttttttggcttGTAGATGACAGGTTGATTAATTGGAAAGCAATGTACGCCTTTAGCAGggttgttgattttttgcTGGATAGATTTTGAGTTTTTGGAAGGATCGTACTCAATAATAGGGCAAAATGTTAATTCCATGGGTTTAAACTGCAGATTAGACTGGGATGATAGCGAGTTCCGATGAGTATTTCGTGTGGTATTATTGCCAGCACCGTTGTTGATATTGGGATTTTTAGCAATTTTGTTAGCAGTGGAATTGTTGCTACTGCTGGAACTAGTGCTATTACTGTTTTTGTTACTTTTGTCAAAGTGTTGAGTAGATTGTGAGTTACTCAAGTATGCATTTGAATTATTTATCAAGCCTGGTGGTACATCAAATTGATTATTAGCACAAAATTGCATTGggtgttgttgatttgagATCTGACCAGTGAATGATGCATTATGAGCATTTGGAAATTCGCGAGCAGGCGCTGGAGCTGTTCTTACAAATCTATCACTTGCCATGATAAATGGGGCCAGTGCTGTACGTCCAACCTGTTGCAAAAATATTGGGTTGGGCTGAtgttgcatttgcatttgcatttgcagttgcagttgcagttgcagttgagCTGTAATTGTGTTTTGCAGATGCGACTGTTTGGATCCAGTTATTTGATAGACCTGCTGGTTGTAAATCTGATTGGAACCCGGTTGAGGAAAGGGATGGAATGCACCATTAGCCGATGTACTTTGAACCGTATTCACGTCCATGCCCATATTCATAcgattttgaatttgaccATGGCCCAGATTTAGACCCAGACCATCAGTTTGGTCAAGTCTTGTTTGTTGTGACTGGGAGAACGAATTTTCAGGTTTCTGGgttggatttggatttggacGTGCAACTTTGTTATTCAAAACATTAAAAGATGGATTAAACTTTTGTAAATCTTGCAAACTAGTTTGAGTTGATTTGACGATTGCATCAGAATTATACACTGGTGCTGTCATTGGTCCCATAATAAACCCCCCAACCCTATCATTGGCCTTTTGAACATCGATCCGTAATTTTTTACTCGGCGTATGTGCCTCTAACAAAGCTGAAGCTGAACGCGGAGGACTACTGGACTTGTACGGAGATGAGTCAGCTAGAATAGTCTCATTATCATCTTTGTCCCTTGAAGAATCTACAACAAAGTTGCGTTGATGCTGGTACTCATGAGTTAGCTCATCACGAGAATAACgatgttgatt
It includes:
- the TGL2 gene encoding lipase 2, with protein sequence MKGSTRLFFRLSQPILKNEDYITSKYRHLKSEYKTPKYPLVLCHGFSGFDKLTLFAKPQLAFDQAISAAEQLKKSSEEKRREKEHNQAQSLISLSYWRGIQEALENLGSTVFIAKVPAFGDIKSRAISLDKFITKQCKILRESESKKSIYNDEKHKNEADPRTFKQKNQPIKINLISHSMGGLDCRYLISKVHRKDEIYRIVSLTTISTPHHGSEVADFIVDQVGQNSVLEQICPRSIYELTTKKMKEFNKDVVDVPNVKYFSFGAKFNPRWYNLFNVTWLIMKHEIEKNASKKALKEDKTRANNCIDKNKLIDNDGLVSVESSKWGQYIGTLDNVDHLDLINWTNQARLEFDKLMWAQDPPFNPIALYLDIADKLAHRGL
- the SIP3 gene encoding SNF1-interacting protein, which translates into the protein MTLKHQHHLPVSSDLRTAMKEDQQSSLQSHEAGNLQKQMANTRSNGNEQKIKIPAKAQAQAHPEKRTQANTQAPTQAPTQAPTQAPTQAPTQAPTQARIQKQTRQPKGQFKLISVSFKEAALDSPSFRASVNHMDNQLNNIEQWLIALSSSIKKLPRYLQEVESFCNSFLEHLAPGFLQDGFIDQEYTVEALHATILGLKTIWGRSLNAFSINPQILDEMSEFRKSRVVKYRELRRRFELCQIKYDKYLSIFVSSSKSKDAVMVVEDAKQLHQVRKEYIHISLDLVVELQDIGSSLDRLLVTLNYKLWEKKWSQFANSASSDVLREHWEKVQQVQSWCESYTVAIGKLRHDMTHARLQVEEGANVQFQPSLAPSDYSSSSINYRSLAEIDETGFEKHGYLFMKSWVERSSKPVWVRRWCFLKNGVFGILVLSPSQTSVEESDKIGILLCNVQYSPNEDRRFCFEIKTSELTITLQAETLIELKSWLKVFQNERDRVTAAAPDSSLFQIASNRFPPILNEFASGVNTAMDRELSNIRIINSAGQAITSSSLTRYVEKFGTIYERHLYYQIPKVNPPIMTDSTKSATIAYSCVAATVLPTALTANIWGSVNWGLYYLYDSEKQFAAEKLETVIDYEMVKYQEDHLGSSTIYPSFFPQNLIPLDIQMRALFENVLQPGEYCVMSFGCIWAPNSRQELAGRCFLTTNHAYLYNQALGFVALYKGLISRLVSVDFVAQRNFDLLKVYDVDGVIKLKLFSEDVKLIKKKMTYLIDNMASDQPKNLRAVLAAFVEIERETKREEEDQKILRKINDLSKQLSSKNLSHDRFAFTGDTSSIVPSLNSGALARKIDYTDHYSLLREDIYPIPPKAVFHAMLGDDSAVFKDETALTKLGYFFKKPWRSSELNGHLYRQATIPVSYGGISSRLHFEQEIEVMDDNSYYTFTHSISEVEFFIGSPFKLTQRFVIVSISGKRTKLLCFFRVDFKRYSIWNPLVRIVVNQISIDQFRKVNKMMKYVVKSVGHHGMIVKAIYLYGKLSHTKETETVEPIPLIRFGMLFSVQLLSAKITKTLKHYARLWLLAVLTAIRYFVKFISTNFVLIGIIVCLSILNLMLAGKSTINYWTAHKASKLIHDYVSQDPLMLQRAVYSRDIQDYIQSSINSYFSPETKTVARNLRNAYQDIGIKRHELLVQLKLLDKMEKEISMAEYTNWLYAEVQQCDYIQESILSQFSGNNPRGDWTESSTGQSNRGVENILEYCQDCRAVLKGLI